CTCAAAGGCGTAGGCATAGCCGACCAACCGCGCATCGGTGCAACTCGCGCCGATGAACGTGAGGCCCCCGCGCCAATCGCCAATCAAACCCCGTGGCACCGTGATGGCGGGGTAGCCCGCCAGACCGTAGTAGAGCGACCACGAATCGTCGAGCGAGACAAGCGCATCGACATCGTTCGAGACCAGCAGGTCATCGATATACGTCTGAGCAACTTCCGTGGCCGCGGCGGCCATCTCCGCCTCTTCCGCTGCCGTGAGTGTGCAGGCTTCCGCTTCTTCCAGCCGGGATTGACCGAGCGGCATGAATATCTCGGGGTTGCTTCTGTTGATCGCGATGATGTCCGCGAGCGTTGCCGGGTCTTGCAGCTGGTTTTCGGACAAGTAGGCGTTGACACCATCGCGCAAACCGCACGTGATGATTTGCCACCAATCTGGCTCCTCGATGCCTGACTGTTGCACGACCACGACTTCCGCGCCTGCGGCTTCGAGCGCATCGAGCACGCCATTGGTGCTGAACCCGGCAATCACCTCTTCGTCACTCATGGATGGGTCGGGTCCGACCAGACCGATTCGCGCGCCCTGCAGAGCGTTGGGATCGAGCGCTGCGATGAAATCGATACCGGCGACCGGCGATGCCGCGGAAGAGCGTGCATCGGCTTCGTCGAGGTTGCTGGCGAAGACGGTCATGGTCATAGCGACATCGGAGACGGTCTTGCCCATCGGCCCGGCAGAATCCCAGACGGGCGAGAGGGGAATGATGTTGTCTGCACTCACCAGGCCCACGGTCGGGTGCATACCGACGATGGAGGCATAGGCCGACGGAGAGACGATGGAGCCGATGGTTTCGGTGCCAATCGCCAGGGGCGCGAAGTTCGATGTGACCGCCACCGCATTGCCTGTACTCGAACCGCTGGGATCGCCGCCGAAGGGAGTGTCGGTCTGGCCGCCGTAGGCGCTATAGCCATTGGCGATCGACATGTGCATCCAGTTGGCCCACTCGGTCATGTTCGTCTTGCCGAGAATGACCGCGCCGGCGTCCCGCAACTGTTGCACCAGGTAGGCATCGTGAACGGCCAGACTGTCGGCCAGCGCGATCGCGCCGGCGGTGGTGGCCATCGAGTCGCCGGTGGCGATGTTCTCTTTGAGCAAGACCGGAATGCCCTGCAAGATACCCTTCACCTCCCCGTTGGCGCGCTGCACATCGGCAAGATGGGCCAGGTAAAGCGCGTCCGGGTTGAGTTGGGAGACGGAATTGAGCTGCCCGGCATCGTAGGTGCGGATGCGGTCGACATAGAAGAGCACGAGTTCCTGAGAGGTCAGCTTGCGCGCTTCCAGAAGCCCCTGCAGTTGCTGCACGTCTGCCTCGACGATCATGGCCTGGAGCTCGAGCATGCGCTCGGGAGAAATCTTGGCCAATCCTTCTTCGAAGGGTGAGAAGTCGAGCGGTTCGTATGGGGTATTGGGCAACCAGGAGAGATCGTCCACGGCTGGTTCTTCCGTGGAGCCATCGTCCTGCGGGGCCGCATCGTCGTAGGTGGGCTCTTCCTCGTGGTAAAGCTCTTCCTCAGAGGCCTCGCCGGTGTCTTCTTGCCACTCCTCATCCTGGGCATGAGTGAGCGAAACAGGCATCGCCGGCACAAATGCGGCGAGCATGAGCATGGCAACGAGGAGCAGACGGATTCGGATCACCAGAATCGCCACCAGCACGAAATCGATCGACGACCAACGGGACGGTTCGCTCGATCCGGTTGGACACCGAGGTGACTGAATCCGGCGCGACACGACGTCGCGGCGGAGTGTAAGACATTCACCTCAAAGACGGCTGCTCCGCCCCGGCTATGCCCCAATGGCGGTATCCCGATGCGCGCGCAACCAGGACGGCGTGATCTGCTCGGTCAGGGCGTAGCGGAAGCGCTCGATGCGCTGGGAACGTGGGCCGTTGCCTAGGTAGTCGCGCACAAGGTCACGTCCGGCGAAGT
Above is a genomic segment from Thermomicrobiales bacterium containing:
- a CDS encoding amidase family protein, translated to MLVAILVIRIRLLLVAMLMLAAFVPAMPVSLTHAQDEEWQEDTGEASEEELYHEEEPTYDDAAPQDDGSTEEPAVDDLSWLPNTPYEPLDFSPFEEGLAKISPERMLELQAMIVEADVQQLQGLLEARKLTSQELVLFYVDRIRTYDAGQLNSVSQLNPDALYLAHLADVQRANGEVKGILQGIPVLLKENIATGDSMATTAGAIALADSLAVHDAYLVQQLRDAGAVILGKTNMTEWANWMHMSIANGYSAYGGQTDTPFGGDPSGSSTGNAVAVTSNFAPLAIGTETIGSIVSPSAYASIVGMHPTVGLVSADNIIPLSPVWDSAGPMGKTVSDVAMTMTVFASNLDEADARSSAASPVAGIDFIAALDPNALQGARIGLVGPDPSMSDEEVIAGFSTNGVLDALEAAGAEVVVVQQSGIEEPDWWQIITCGLRDGVNAYLSENQLQDPATLADIIAINRSNPEIFMPLGQSRLEEAEACTLTAAEEAEMAAAATEVAQTYIDDLLVSNDVDALVSLDDSWSLYYGLAGYPAITVPRGLIGDWRGGLTFIGASCTDARLVGYAYAFETTGPYRVVPNLEATPEEATPEGEA